The following nucleotide sequence is from Glycine max cultivar Williams 82 chromosome 9, Glycine_max_v4.0, whole genome shotgun sequence.
TCACGTTAAAAGCTCGCAATATTGCTAGAATGAGGCTGAATCCAAGTAATGCCACAGCAGAAGAAAAATCCAGCTTCTCTGTTAATTCCACGGCTCTACAGTAATGAAGGTTGGAATACATGTAAAAaatcaaccaaaaaataaaactttataatataattactgAACATTCTCTCCTCTTCATTATAAACTAACATCTGAACAAAATAAGCAGTAATGGTTGTATTAATACCGAAGATATcagagtatattttttttatctgttgaatgaaataaattaatgattctGGACACCGTGGTTGTGCATTATATTTAGAATAGGCCAGTcatatttaatacatatttgCTTTATATAAAAACCTTGTGATGCTGTAAACATATTTTGAATAAACCTCCAAATTAATAACTTAGATTGTAAACATCGGTCACTTTAGTCTCTAACTCTATAAAAGTCCATTTGCGTTAGGCCTTAATGTCAGTGAAAATGTGGCCAAAAAGGATTAAAGTGAAAGACTTTTTGCAAAGTCAAGTGACCAAGGCTAAaaatttcaaggactaaaatagGGGTTTACTCATATTTTAAGGGTTTTGATCATTGTAGGGTAAAAATCCAATTTTTATGTCACTACTCAAAATACAGACGCAAAAGTGCATGAAAATCAATATTAAGGCACCACAAAGAAACAACTGTGCTTTGAGGGTTATTACTTCAATAatgaatcataattttatatataaagaacaAACCATAAACAGTAATCATGCAAACAACTTACCTACTATGGAAAACAGCACTCCACAGCCATGCGTTCATGGATAAAATCCCATAAATATGCCACAATCCAGTGTACTCATAGTAAGTCTTCTTATCTGGCCTCAAAGTCAACTTATAGTACacaagaatgaaaaaagatacCCAACCATGAAACTGCATAGCAAGATTGACGGCAGACAGAGCAACAGCCACAGGTTCCTGAAATCATATATAGCATATCCACACTACAATCAGAAACCGAAACAAACATAGCAGCATTACCACTCAACCTTTTATAGGAGATTCGTGAAAGAACCTGAATTCCATAAACACGACGGAATGGCCATTTTCCATGATACTTGACAGGCTTGTCGCCAAGTTTTGTTCGTTCTTCCTCTCTAGCTAGCATACAGTAATACCTACAGTCAGTGCAACAGTCCCATTGTTTCCACCTCAGATAGAGGGGTTCATGCATATACCATGGACCATCAATTGGTTTTCCATCTGATGAAAATTTACAATGTTGAAAGCATCTATCCCCTACACATCCAGTTTTCTTACACTGCTCCACACAACCTCTGCAATTTAATAGTCACAACCAAAACTGATCATATGACAGGCAAGACAAGAATGGAGCACAAGATAAATTATTCTACTAATGCCGGATCAATCAGCAGAACAACTATAGATTTTGCATCTACCATTCTGCTTATTATTTACTTACTATTGACAAGTGACAATGTTTAAGACACGATTTTCTTGTTGTTAAAATGCCTACCTCAACAACTAGATTTTCCAATTCCTTCATGAAAGCATAAATAAGGGAATGGATTAAACTGAACACATGCAGTATGAATATGTGCAAATTtgtagaaattaataaaaaggaTAAGATGCTATTAGTCAAAGTTTTGAACCATAAGCCTTGTGCCAAATGTAAACAGTGATGAAACCCAAGCCAAGCTTCTAACAACAGTAAAAATCAGCTATCATAACCTTAGAATATACATGCCTACTTATTGCACTGATCTCAAAATTGCTTATTTATTTACCAGGAGTCAGGACATATGAAGTTGTGATGCGAGattattatatatagaaatataGTTGTAAATAGTATGCTATAGCAGCATAGCAGCCACAAGAGGGGACAAAATAGCAGCATTTCGTGGCACTATAGCCCACTATGTTGATGGTGTCCAAAATCTTGAGAATGCCCTCCAATATAAACATTAGAGGGGCATTTTATGGACAtaattttgggattttggaaaaaaaaaggggggggggggtgttcaGGTTGTAGGAAACCCTTTGAAAGTACATAACTACCATGCCTCACTTCTCTCTCCTACTTTGCAACTACTGCATGACCCCTGTGCAACCCTCCAGGGACCACTTTGTGGCCATCCAGCGACTCTCTGGCAACATCTAGCAGCTTTTTTTacttctctcttgttctcattcttgtttttctttttcaggtTCCTCTGGTAATCTTGTTCTCATTGTTCTCTTATTCTCATCAATctctgttttctgtttttttcaCTTCTTGTCTATTGACACcgagtttttttttcctcttctttacCTTGTTCCTTCAGTCTATGTTCTCTGTTTAGTCTCTCTAGACTGAGTCTCTGAGAGTGTTTTTTTGGTCATCTATCTCCCAAAGACCCAAACCCATTCactcctttctctctctttgatTAGTCACGGCATCCTTTGTAAATATTTTgcttgtatttttgttttaagtaaGACCTATAACTTTTTGTTGTTAATTATGAGCATTTCaagatttgagttttttttttatttgagcatTTACATGTATTTAGTATGAATTATATAAACtgcataaattttttgaaaatagcaGTCATCCTGATATGCACTATTGACTACTATAGCAATTTTGGTGTCAGCTGCTACACGTCTGCTATCTGGGATTGATAGAAATAACTAAGTTTGCCTACAATTAATATATGGCAATACTTGTGATGCTACATCAACATAAAAAAGGTATTACCCAAGCAGGTTATTTATGCTTGGCTCAGTACAATAAGAGATGCACTAAAGATAAACCTTTTTACACTCTTTGTTAATAGCTCAACATGTCTAAGAAAAAGAGGGGCATATGATGATTAGTAGGAGCAGGAGTGTAAATAATCTAAGCTATTTGTGAACTATTCAAGCTCATGCTCAATCAATCTTGTTTGTTTAACTAAGCAAACAAGACCAAGCTTAAAGTCAAGGCCGGTTATTTAAACAATTCAAACCCAACATTTGCAAGCTTGACATTAATAGATCGTATATATGTATTACCTAAAaagttgtcattttatttattatatttacttgataaattataattttgtttatcattATCTAAGATATACCATTTacctaatttcaattttaaatgggTGACTACAAGTTCTCTAAAATTCACCATTTCCATAATcaaagatttcattttaaatctcAAGTCATCtttatgaatataaaattatattttattactaattTACTTCAGTTTCTAGCTTGAAAGTATCTATCAGAAAAAACAATCAAgccattaacaaattaaatgaataaagtcataaacaaattaaatgaatCAAGCCCAAGCTTCATATATTTTAACCAAGTCAAGCTCAAGTTTTAAATTTGTCCAGTTTGAACAAATGCGTCAAGCTTGAGTAACCTATTTTTTTCACAAGGCAAACCTAAACTTTAGCTCAGCCCAACTTTTTTACACCAGTGAATGCGAGTGAAGAAAAATCATGGCAATGAATCTATGTTCCTCATCTTTTTTTATGCGTAACCTATGTTCCTCACATTTAATCTGATGCAAGTACATaactcactctctctctctttctctccacaTCCATGTTCAGCAATTGACatcaaaccaaaaag
It contains:
- the LOC100793147 gene encoding post-GPI attachment to proteins factor 3, with the protein product MSPFRPLLLFAAVFFLLRPLAATDGDADPLYIGCVEQCKKTGCVGDRCFQHCKFSSDGKPIDGPWYMHEPLYLRWKQWDCCTDCRYYCMLAREEERTKLGDKPVKYHGKWPFRRVYGIQEPVAVALSAVNLAMQFHGWVSFFILVYYKLTLRPDKKTYYEYTGLWHIYGILSMNAWLWSAVFHSRAVELTEKLDFSSAVALLGFSLILAILRAFNVRDEATRVMISAPLIAFVTTHIMYLNFYELAYGLNRIVCTGMVVVQLLIWAIWAGASNHPARWKLWAVVVGGGLAMVLETYDFPPYMGYVDAHALWHATSIPLTFFWWGFIRDDAEFRTTAMLKKVK